One Spirochaeta africana DSM 8902 genomic window carries:
- a CDS encoding MFS transporter has translation MQTTTPVSLPFGKKIIYALGQFGWSLASFGVANLLVYFYSPPTSADTGAAMFPVFIGTAALIGIIGGVSRLFDGVTDPLIAGWSDRSQSRIGRRRKFMAIGAVPFAALSVLVFLPPASASASLLNTIWLFATVILFYFFMTMYVTPYFALMSELGHSPDERLQLSTMISITWALGFLVGNFAYTLQGVFEGMIMSNAPADAGIAVSQAASAAGLQISLAIFAVISLILMLLPVLLIDETRHCERHVSDEGPFEALIEALKNRNFRLFALSDLSYWLAMTFVQTGISFYVIMLLNLDKEVATLLMTIMFLTSFVFYVPIGLIAKKIGKKRLLTIAFVLFILSSGMMALWGLGPIPPLAQGIGLILFSAFPIAVFGILPNAIIADIAEADGIEKGNHKAAIFFGARTLMSKLGQSLTLFLFPVVSTLAIGGLGQTAQMDAADAAELAAEGIQVAGATVLGVRMTAAVAMIGLIVGLILFLRYDERGILRTLATKEDLSEDARRQMD, from the coding sequence GCTTCCTTTCGGAAAAAAAATCATCTACGCACTTGGTCAGTTCGGCTGGTCGCTGGCCTCGTTTGGCGTAGCCAATCTGTTAGTCTATTTTTACAGCCCGCCGACCAGTGCCGACACTGGCGCCGCGATGTTCCCGGTGTTTATCGGAACCGCCGCACTGATCGGGATTATTGGCGGTGTCAGCCGGCTGTTCGACGGGGTTACCGATCCCCTGATTGCCGGCTGGTCCGACCGCTCGCAGTCACGGATCGGAAGGCGCCGCAAGTTCATGGCAATCGGGGCCGTCCCGTTTGCAGCCTTGTCGGTACTGGTATTTCTGCCCCCCGCTTCTGCCAGCGCAAGCCTGCTGAACACCATCTGGCTGTTTGCAACGGTGATCCTGTTCTACTTTTTTATGACCATGTATGTGACACCGTATTTTGCGCTGATGAGCGAGCTGGGGCACTCTCCGGATGAGCGTCTGCAGCTGAGCACCATGATCTCGATCACCTGGGCCCTGGGGTTCCTGGTGGGTAACTTTGCCTATACCCTTCAGGGGGTGTTTGAGGGCATGATTATGAGCAATGCCCCGGCTGACGCCGGGATAGCCGTGTCGCAGGCAGCCTCGGCGGCAGGACTGCAGATCAGCCTGGCGATCTTTGCGGTGATCTCGCTGATACTGATGCTGCTGCCGGTGCTGCTGATCGACGAGACCAGACACTGCGAACGGCATGTGTCCGACGAGGGACCGTTCGAGGCACTGATCGAGGCACTCAAGAACCGTAACTTCCGCCTGTTCGCCCTGTCCGACCTGTCCTACTGGCTCGCCATGACCTTTGTGCAGACCGGGATCAGCTTTTACGTAATCATGCTGCTGAACCTGGATAAAGAGGTTGCCACCCTGCTGATGACCATCATGTTCCTGACCAGTTTTGTGTTCTACGTGCCGATCGGGCTGATCGCCAAAAAAATCGGCAAGAAGCGACTGCTCACCATCGCCTTTGTACTGTTTATTCTCTCCTCCGGGATGATGGCCCTGTGGGGTCTCGGACCGATTCCGCCGCTGGCACAGGGAATCGGCCTGATACTGTTCTCGGCCTTTCCGATTGCGGTGTTCGGGATTCTGCCAAACGCCATCATTGCCGATATCGCCGAGGCCGACGGGATAGAAAAGGGCAACCACAAGGCGGCAATCTTCTTCGGGGCACGTACCCTGATGAGCAAGCTGGGACAGTCGCTGACCCTGTTCCTGTTCCCGGTGGTCTCGACCCTGGCGATCGGCGGCCTGGGACAGACCGCCCAGATGGATGCGGCCGACGCGGCCGAGCTGGCTGCCGAGGGAATCCAGGTTGCCGGAGCGACGGTGCTGGGGGTACGGATGACCGCCGCGGTCGCCATGATCGGGCTGATTGTCGGTCTGATCCTGTTTCTGCGCTACGATGAGCGGGGCATTCTGCGCACCCTGGCAACCAAAGAGGATCTGAGCGAGGACGCACGTCGACAGATGGACTGA